Proteins from a genomic interval of Streptomyces sp. Tu6071:
- a CDS encoding HAD family hydrolase: protein MPQDIAPSDLATSQDLAADASAVPLSETTDGGPVVGFDLDMTLVDSRRGIGAVYRALAAETGADIDVDLVTSRLGPPLEHEMANWFPPEQVVAMSDRYRALYPEHAIADTTAMPGAREAIAAVRAAGGRVLVVTAKNRAHAALHLSHLGLEPDLLIGGLWAEAKGTALRAQGASVYVGDHIGDVRGARTADAVSVAVATGPCDEEELRAAGADVVLGTLDAFAGWLGEYVGGAGEGVAGGTGAADRAGGAAV from the coding sequence ATGCCCCAGGACATAGCCCCCAGTGACCTTGCGACCAGCCAGGACCTCGCAGCGGACGCCTCCGCCGTGCCGCTCTCCGAGACCACCGACGGCGGTCCGGTCGTCGGGTTCGACCTCGACATGACGCTCGTCGACTCGCGGCGCGGGATCGGCGCGGTCTACCGGGCGCTCGCGGCGGAGACCGGCGCGGACATCGACGTGGACCTCGTGACGAGCCGGCTCGGGCCGCCGCTGGAGCACGAGATGGCGAACTGGTTCCCGCCGGAGCAGGTCGTCGCCATGAGCGACCGCTACCGCGCGCTCTATCCCGAGCACGCGATCGCCGACACGACGGCGATGCCGGGCGCGCGCGAGGCGATCGCGGCGGTACGGGCCGCGGGCGGGCGCGTACTCGTCGTCACCGCGAAGAACCGCGCGCACGCCGCGCTGCACCTCAGCCACCTCGGCCTGGAGCCCGACCTGCTGATCGGCGGGCTGTGGGCGGAGGCGAAGGGGACGGCGCTGCGCGCGCAGGGCGCCTCGGTGTACGTGGGGGACCACATCGGGGACGTGCGCGGGGCCCGTACGGCGGACGCGGTGTCGGTCGCGGTGGCGACGGGGCCGTGCGACGAGGAGGAACTGCGGGCGGCGGGGGCGGACGTGGTCCTCGGGACGCTCGACGCGTTCGCGGGGTGGCTGGGGGAGTACGTGGGCGGGGCGGGTGAGGGCGTTGCGGGCGGTACGGGTGCCGCGGACCGTGCGGGCGGCGCTGCGGTGTGA
- a CDS encoding GNAT family N-acetyltransferase gives MNSPPGLHIEQPHGDDALGDWRHVHNAVIPVQPLSLAEVRERAGRNHLDLARAGGVLVGSTTVRPPKDGVATVIARVLPAHRRRGYGTELYAHALRRAHALGATAVETCVLASNEDGLRFARAHRFTEIDRYVLPGSTIPWVDLRRE, from the coding sequence ATGAACAGCCCCCCCGGCCTGCACATCGAGCAGCCGCACGGTGACGACGCCCTCGGTGACTGGCGCCACGTCCACAACGCGGTCATCCCCGTCCAGCCCCTGAGCCTCGCGGAGGTACGGGAGCGGGCGGGACGGAACCACCTGGACCTCGCCCGCGCCGGAGGCGTCCTCGTCGGCTCCACGACGGTGCGCCCGCCGAAGGACGGCGTCGCCACGGTCATCGCGCGCGTCCTGCCGGCCCACCGCCGACGCGGGTACGGCACGGAGCTGTACGCGCACGCCCTGCGCCGGGCCCACGCGCTCGGCGCCACGGCCGTCGAGACGTGCGTCCTCGCCTCGAACGAGGACGGGCTGCGGTTCGCGCGCGCCCACCGCTTCACCGAGATCGACCGGTACGTGCTGCCGGGGAGCACGATTCCGTGGGTGGACCTGCGGCGGGAATGA
- a CDS encoding cold-shock protein, which translates to MPTGKVKWFNSEKGFGFLSRDDGGDVFVHSSALPQDVETLKPGQRVEFGVVAGQRGDQALTVTVLDPTPSVAAAQRRKPDELASIVQDLTTLLEGVAQQLERGRYPDRASGAKTANLLRAVADQLDV; encoded by the coding sequence GTGCCTACCGGCAAGGTCAAGTGGTTCAACAGCGAGAAGGGCTTCGGCTTCCTCTCCCGCGACGACGGCGGTGACGTCTTCGTCCATTCCTCGGCGTTGCCACAGGACGTGGAGACGCTCAAGCCGGGCCAGCGCGTCGAGTTCGGTGTCGTGGCGGGCCAGCGGGGCGATCAGGCGCTCACGGTGACGGTCCTCGACCCGACCCCCTCCGTCGCGGCGGCCCAGCGCCGCAAACCCGATGAGCTGGCCTCGATCGTCCAGGACCTGACGACCCTCCTGGAAGGCGTCGCCCAGCAGCTCGAACGGGGCCGCTACCCCGACCGCGCGAGCGGCGCCAAGACCGCCAACCTCCTCCGAGCGGTCGCCGACCAGCTCGACGTCTGA
- a CDS encoding 1,4-dihydroxy-6-naphthoate synthase, with the protein MTVTETGTGADGTAPGGGLPETLRIAFSPCPNDTFVFDAWAHGRVPGAAAPEVTFADIDITNGIAERGGDASPEVLKVSYAVLPWILDEYTLLPCGGALGRGCGPLVLTREAGQDLSGAKVAVPSERSTAYLLFRLWAADTVPGGVGEIVVLPFDQIMPAVRDGRVDAGLVIHEARFTYQNYGLHKAADMGEHWESTTGLPIPLGAIVAKRSLGTERLRALADTIRTSVRMAWADPEASRPYVAAHAQEMDPAVAEQHIGLYVNEFTEDLGEDGYGAVRGLLGRAAEQGLVPGVAGESLDFG; encoded by the coding sequence ATGACGGTGACGGAGACGGGCACGGGCGCGGACGGGACGGCGCCGGGCGGTGGACTGCCGGAGACGCTGCGCATCGCGTTCTCGCCGTGCCCCAACGACACCTTCGTCTTCGACGCGTGGGCGCACGGCCGGGTGCCCGGCGCCGCCGCGCCCGAGGTGACGTTCGCGGACATCGACATCACGAACGGGATCGCGGAGCGCGGCGGAGACGCCTCGCCGGAGGTCCTGAAGGTCTCGTACGCGGTGCTGCCGTGGATCCTCGACGAGTACACGCTGCTGCCCTGCGGCGGGGCCCTCGGTCGCGGCTGCGGGCCGCTCGTGCTGACGCGCGAGGCGGGGCAGGACCTGAGCGGCGCGAAGGTCGCGGTGCCGAGCGAGCGCTCGACGGCGTACCTGCTCTTCCGGCTGTGGGCGGCGGACACGGTGCCCGGCGGGGTCGGCGAGATCGTCGTCCTGCCCTTCGACCAGATCATGCCGGCGGTGCGGGACGGCCGCGTCGACGCCGGGCTCGTGATCCACGAGGCCCGCTTCACGTACCAGAACTACGGGCTCCACAAGGCCGCCGACATGGGCGAGCACTGGGAGTCCACGACGGGCCTGCCGATCCCGCTCGGCGCGATCGTCGCGAAGCGCTCCCTCGGCACCGAGCGCCTGCGCGCACTGGCCGACACGATCCGCACCTCGGTCCGCATGGCCTGGGCCGACCCGGAGGCGTCCCGCCCGTACGTCGCCGCGCACGCGCAGGAGATGGACCCGGCGGTGGCGGAGCAGCACATCGGGCTCTACGTCAACGAGTTCACGGAGGACTTGGGCGAGGACGGGTACGGAGCGGTACGGGGACTGCTCGGGCGCGCGGCGGAACAGGGGCTGGTGCCGGGGGTGGCGGGGGAGTCGCTGGACTTCGGGTGA
- a CDS encoding futalosine hydrolase, translated as MRVLIATAVPAERDAVARAFPGRPVPRTLPGGLELLAVPDPLPSDHLFFDPLLAGPLPVAPPLPERGAEAPGAAQAVHLLATGAGPAAAAAGTAAALAVAALDERPYDLVLSAGIGGGFAPLAPLGTLVVAEAMVAADLGAQTAEGFVPVTDLGFGRAVHLPPAALLRDVTRALSPDDAADAEGAPELPPVVVGEALTVSTVTGTAERAAELRGLRPRAASEGMEGFAVAEAAYGYGIPALELRAVSNPVGPRDREAWRIPEALAVLTSAFAALAPVLQEARRYV; from the coding sequence ATGCGCGTACTCATCGCCACCGCGGTCCCCGCCGAACGGGACGCGGTGGCGCGCGCGTTCCCGGGCCGACCGGTGCCGCGCACGCTGCCCGGCGGTCTCGAACTGCTCGCCGTACCCGATCCGCTGCCGAGCGATCACCTCTTCTTCGACCCGCTGCTCGCGGGCCCGCTGCCCGTCGCGCCGCCGCTCCCCGAGCGCGGCGCCGAGGCACCGGGCGCGGCGCAGGCCGTGCACCTCCTCGCGACGGGCGCGGGCCCCGCGGCAGCCGCGGCGGGCACGGCGGCGGCACTCGCGGTGGCGGCGCTCGACGAGCGCCCCTACGACCTCGTGCTGTCGGCGGGCATCGGCGGCGGTTTCGCTCCGCTCGCGCCGCTCGGGACGCTCGTGGTCGCCGAGGCGATGGTCGCGGCCGACCTCGGGGCGCAGACGGCGGAGGGCTTCGTGCCCGTCACGGACCTCGGCTTCGGGCGCGCCGTGCACCTGCCGCCCGCGGCGCTGCTCCGCGACGTGACGCGCGCGCTGAGCCCGGACGACGCGGCGGACGCCGAGGGCGCGCCCGAACTGCCGCCCGTCGTGGTGGGCGAGGCGCTGACCGTCTCGACCGTGACCGGGACGGCGGAGCGCGCGGCGGAACTGCGGGGACTGCGCCCGCGCGCGGCGAGCGAGGGCATGGAGGGCTTCGCGGTCGCCGAGGCCGCGTACGGGTACGGCATCCCGGCGCTCGAACTGCGCGCGGTCTCGAACCCGGTCGGCCCGCGCGACCGCGAGGCGTGGCGCATCCCGGAGGCGCTCGCGGTCCTGACCTCGGCCTTCGCGGCGCTGGCGCCGGTGCTCCAGGAGGCACGGCGGTACGTATGA
- a CDS encoding MFS transporter yields the protein MTASTSSGEQRTERGGPRLRRTRAAGRVAAAPFASTGRLVRRVTHAHGAGESGLGKLIELHGVNGAGDVMITVSLASTVFFAVPTDEARGRVALYLAITMAPFTVLAPVIGPLLDRLPHGRRAAMATSMLARAVLALVLSHAVVSGSLELYPAALGVLVASKAYGVVRSAVVPRLLPPRFSLVKANSRVTLGGLLATGAAAPVGAGLQLLGPRWPLYGACALFVLGAFLSFRLPPKVDSAKGERRARLVPDEPLRLEPGVPVRLEKDEGAGEVRYEAARGAPGSGAGRVKGLRAVGSTVLLALGANAALRGLSGFLIFFLAFLLRDQPLGGRSAAVSLGMVGVAAGAGNALGTAVGAWLRTRTPELIIVTVVGGVLGVAVAAACLFGQFSVALLTACAGFAQALAKLSLDALIQREVPEQVRTSAFARSETMLQMAWVLGGAIGIALPLNGVLGLAVAAAIVATGWLGTLRGLLRSGRSRHGGARVV from the coding sequence GTGACCGCTTCCACGTCGTCGGGTGAGCAGCGTACGGAGCGCGGGGGTCCCCGGCTCCGGCGGACGCGTGCCGCCGGACGGGTCGCCGCGGCGCCCTTCGCCTCGACGGGCCGCCTCGTGCGGCGCGTGACGCACGCGCACGGCGCGGGCGAGTCGGGGCTCGGCAAGCTCATCGAACTGCACGGGGTCAACGGCGCGGGCGACGTGATGATCACGGTCTCGCTCGCCTCGACGGTGTTCTTCGCCGTCCCGACGGACGAGGCCCGCGGGCGCGTCGCGCTCTACCTGGCGATCACGATGGCGCCCTTCACGGTCCTCGCCCCGGTGATCGGCCCGCTCCTGGACCGGCTGCCGCACGGGCGGCGCGCCGCGATGGCGACCTCGATGCTCGCGCGCGCCGTCCTCGCGCTCGTCCTGTCGCACGCGGTGGTGAGCGGGAGCCTGGAGCTGTACCCGGCGGCGCTCGGGGTGCTGGTCGCCTCGAAGGCGTACGGGGTGGTGCGCAGCGCGGTCGTGCCGAGGCTGCTGCCGCCGCGGTTCTCGCTGGTCAAGGCGAACTCGCGGGTCACCCTCGGCGGGCTGCTCGCGACGGGCGCGGCGGCCCCCGTGGGCGCCGGTCTGCAACTGCTCGGGCCGCGGTGGCCGCTGTACGGGGCGTGTGCGCTGTTCGTGCTCGGCGCGTTCCTGTCGTTCCGGCTGCCGCCGAAGGTGGACTCGGCGAAGGGGGAGCGCAGGGCGCGACTGGTCCCGGACGAGCCGCTGCGGCTGGAGCCCGGCGTGCCGGTGCGGCTGGAGAAGGACGAGGGCGCGGGGGAGGTGCGGTACGAGGCCGCGCGGGGTGCCCCGGGAAGTGGGGCCGGGCGGGTGAAGGGGCTGCGGGCCGTCGGCTCGACCGTGCTCCTCGCCCTCGGCGCGAACGCCGCGCTGCGCGGCCTCTCGGGCTTCCTGATCTTCTTCCTCGCCTTCCTGCTCCGCGATCAGCCGCTCGGCGGACGGAGCGCGGCGGTCTCGCTGGGGATGGTCGGCGTCGCGGCCGGGGCGGGGAACGCGCTCGGCACGGCGGTCGGGGCGTGGCTGCGCACGCGTACGCCCGAGCTGATCATCGTGACGGTCGTGGGCGGGGTGCTCGGCGTCGCGGTCGCGGCGGCGTGCCTGTTCGGCCAGTTCTCGGTGGCGCTGCTCACGGCGTGCGCGGGCTTCGCGCAGGCGCTCGCGAAGCTCTCGCTGGACGCGCTCATCCAGCGGGAGGTGCCCGAGCAGGTCCGTACGTCCGCGTTCGCGCGCTCGGAGACGATGCTGCAGATGGCGTGGGTGCTCGGCGGCGCGATCGGCATCGCGCTGCCGCTGAACGGCGTACTGGGCCTCGCCGTCGCCGCGGCGATCGTCGCGACGGGCTGGCTGGGCACGCTGCGGGGCCTGCTGCGCTCCGGCCGGAGCAGGCACGGGGGCGCGCGGGTCGTGTGA